The following are from one region of the Simiduia agarivorans SA1 = DSM 21679 genome:
- a CDS encoding DUF6491 family protein, producing the protein MKQLTLGIIALLASMMVMANNGRPDYQFDEFKSIDSFRSSDIKGWGRINDQVLTVSAGANKRYLLVLTRPDRDIAFSHAIGVTSNAGRVMARFDGVYAGNANIRVKIPIKYIYEIKGKDQFEQARALVEERALAAKSAGE; encoded by the coding sequence ATGAAACAACTGACTCTGGGTATTATCGCCCTGCTCGCATCCATGATGGTGATGGCCAATAACGGCAGGCCCGACTACCAATTCGATGAATTCAAGTCCATCGACAGCTTCAGAAGCAGCGACATTAAAGGCTGGGGCCGCATCAACGATCAGGTACTGACCGTCAGCGCTGGCGCCAACAAACGTTACCTGCTGGTACTAACCCGGCCCGACAGAGATATCGCGTTCAGCCACGCCATCGGGGTCACTTCCAATGCTGGCCGGGTCATGGCCAGATTCGATGGTGTTTACGCTGGCAACGCCAATATCCGGGTCAAAATCCCGATCAAATACATCTACGAGATTAAAGGCAAAGACCAGTTTGAACAGGCCCGGGCGCTGGTGGAAGAGCGGGCGTTGGCGGCGAAAAGCGCCGGGGAATAA
- a CDS encoding glycine C-acetyltransferase gives MYGNFQQHLQAQLDEIKDAGLYKSERQIEGPQGASIQVNGKQVLNFCANNYLGLAQHPEIQTACAEGLAKWGYGMASVRFICGTQSLHKQLEQKISTFLGMEDTILYPSCFDANGGLFETLLTAEDAIISDELNHASIIDGVRLCKAQRYRFKNSDMADLEAQLQAADKAGARFKLISTDGVFSMDGYIANLQAVCDLAEKYNAIVHVDDSHATGFVGEHGKGSHEHCGVMGRVDIITGTLGKALGGSSGGFTSARKEIVDMLRQRSRPYLFSNTVAPPVVAGALKAMELVQNDALRQQLKDNTAYFRAGLEKHGFDLLPGEHAIVPVMLYDAKKAAALAEKMLEKGVYVIAFSFPVVPKGKARIRTQMSAAMTRAELDHAIKAFGEAKAELGL, from the coding sequence ATGTACGGCAACTTCCAACAACATTTACAGGCTCAGCTGGACGAAATCAAAGACGCTGGCTTGTATAAATCCGAGCGTCAGATCGAAGGCCCGCAGGGCGCCAGCATTCAGGTGAATGGCAAGCAGGTGCTGAATTTCTGCGCAAACAACTACCTGGGGCTGGCCCAGCACCCGGAAATACAAACTGCTTGTGCCGAAGGCCTGGCAAAGTGGGGCTACGGCATGGCCAGTGTGCGGTTTATTTGCGGCACCCAATCCTTGCACAAGCAGCTCGAGCAAAAAATCAGTACGTTCCTGGGCATGGAAGACACCATTCTTTACCCCAGCTGTTTTGATGCCAATGGCGGCTTGTTTGAAACGTTGCTCACCGCAGAAGACGCGATCATTTCCGATGAGCTGAATCACGCCTCCATTATCGACGGCGTGCGGCTGTGTAAAGCCCAGCGCTACCGCTTTAAAAACAGCGACATGGCCGATCTGGAAGCCCAGTTACAAGCCGCCGACAAGGCCGGCGCCCGCTTCAAGCTGATCAGCACCGACGGCGTGTTTTCCATGGACGGTTACATCGCCAACCTGCAGGCCGTGTGTGACCTGGCGGAAAAGTACAACGCCATTGTTCACGTGGACGACTCCCATGCCACGGGTTTTGTGGGCGAACACGGCAAGGGCTCGCACGAACACTGCGGTGTGATGGGCCGGGTGGATATTATTACCGGTACGCTCGGCAAGGCATTGGGCGGATCGTCTGGCGGCTTCACCAGCGCGCGCAAGGAAATTGTCGACATGCTGCGCCAGCGCTCGCGCCCTTACTTGTTTTCCAACACCGTAGCGCCACCCGTGGTAGCGGGTGCATTAAAAGCAATGGAGTTGGTGCAAAACGATGCCCTGCGCCAGCAGCTGAAAGACAACACCGCCTACTTCCGTGCCGGTTTGGAAAAACATGGCTTTGATCTGTTGCCCGGTGAACACGCGATCGTGCCGGTAATGTTGTACGACGCGAAAAAAGCGGCTGCGCTGGCGGAGAAAATGCTGGAGAAGGGCGTGTATGTGATTGCCTTCTCTTTCCCGGTAGTACCCAAGGGCAAAGCCCGTATCCGCACCCAGATGTCCGCCGCCATGACCCGCGCCGAACTGGATCATGCGATAAAGGCCTTTGGCGAGGCGAAAGCTGAGTTGGGGTTGTAA
- the tdh gene encoding L-threonine 3-dehydrogenase — MKALVKREAKEGLWLEDVPEPEVGMNDVLIKVKRTAICGTDLHIYNWDKWAQKTIKTPMVIGHEFVGEIVSVGANVQDFQPGEIVSGEGHVVCGHCRNCMAGRRHLCNDTSGIGVNRAGAFAEYIALPAANVWEHRPGIDLDVASLFDPFGNAVHTALQWPLLGEDVLITGAGPIGAMAAAVCKHAGARHIVITDLNDTRLELAARLGATRTVNVTKEKLEDVVKSLGMSEGFDVGLEMSGAPAAFNSMLDNMAHGGKISMLGIPGDDMAIDWNKVIFNMLTIKGIYGREMYETWYKMSVMVETGLDITPVITHRLHYTDFQKGFDAMRAGEAAKVILNWE, encoded by the coding sequence ATGAAAGCACTGGTGAAGCGCGAAGCAAAAGAAGGGTTGTGGCTGGAAGACGTGCCCGAACCCGAGGTTGGCATGAATGACGTGCTGATCAAAGTGAAACGTACCGCCATTTGCGGCACCGATCTGCATATCTACAACTGGGATAAGTGGGCTCAGAAAACTATTAAAACCCCCATGGTGATCGGTCACGAATTTGTGGGCGAAATCGTCTCTGTGGGCGCCAACGTACAGGATTTTCAACCGGGCGAGATCGTCTCCGGTGAAGGCCATGTAGTGTGCGGCCACTGCCGCAACTGCATGGCGGGCCGCCGCCATCTGTGTAACGACACCTCCGGTATCGGCGTGAACCGCGCCGGCGCCTTTGCCGAATACATTGCGCTGCCCGCCGCCAACGTGTGGGAACACCGCCCGGGTATCGACCTGGATGTGGCGTCATTGTTTGACCCTTTCGGTAATGCGGTGCACACCGCACTGCAATGGCCTCTGCTGGGTGAAGACGTATTGATTACCGGTGCTGGCCCCATTGGTGCCATGGCCGCGGCCGTGTGTAAACACGCTGGCGCACGCCACATTGTGATTACCGATCTGAACGACACCCGCCTCGAACTGGCCGCCAGATTGGGTGCTACCCGCACGGTGAATGTGACCAAAGAAAAGCTGGAAGATGTGGTCAAATCCCTCGGCATGAGCGAAGGTTTTGACGTGGGCCTGGAAATGTCCGGCGCACCGGCGGCGTTTAATTCCATGCTCGACAACATGGCCCACGGCGGCAAGATTTCCATGTTGGGGATTCCCGGCGATGACATGGCCATCGACTGGAACAAAGTGATTTTCAACATGCTCACCATCAAAGGCATCTACGGCCGGGAAATGTACGAAACCTGGTACAAAATGAGTGTGATGGTGGAAACCGGTCTGGACATCACCCCGGTGATTACTCACCGCTTGCACTACACCGACTTCCAGAAAGGCTTCGACGCCATGCGCGCCGGCGAGGCCGCCAAAGTCATTCTGAATTGGGAATAA
- a CDS encoding helix-turn-helix domain-containing protein produces MSDNRDKEMNQPSVLEVARKDDGKFVEPLQLGKRLKEIRLANNLTLEEASRLTGLARSTLSKIENEQISPTFQAVQKLTAGLGIDIPQLFVPPSDGPTANGRRDISRAGEGQPHPTTTYEHELLCTQMRDKKMVPFKCTVRARSFGDFDDWVRHEGEEFMLVLSGAVEVYTEFYEPVKLSEGDSIYYDARMGHCLVSVSKDDAVVLWVTSR; encoded by the coding sequence GTGAGCGACAATCGAGACAAAGAAATGAACCAGCCATCCGTATTGGAAGTGGCGCGCAAGGACGACGGCAAATTCGTTGAACCGCTGCAGCTGGGCAAACGCCTGAAAGAAATCCGCCTGGCCAATAACCTTACGCTGGAAGAAGCCAGTCGGCTCACCGGCCTGGCACGCTCCACGCTCTCGAAAATCGAGAACGAACAGATATCGCCGACCTTTCAGGCGGTGCAGAAGCTCACGGCCGGCCTCGGCATCGACATCCCGCAGTTGTTTGTGCCGCCCTCTGATGGCCCCACCGCCAATGGCCGGCGCGACATTTCCCGCGCGGGCGAGGGCCAGCCTCACCCCACCACGACCTATGAACACGAACTCCTGTGCACCCAGATGCGCGACAAGAAAATGGTGCCGTTCAAGTGCACTGTGCGCGCCCGCAGCTTCGGGGACTTCGACGACTGGGTACGCCACGAAGGTGAGGAATTCATGCTGGTGCTGTCCGGCGCGGTTGAGGTGTACACCGAATTTTACGAGCCGGTGAAACTTTCAGAAGGTGACAGCATCTATTACGACGCACGCATGGGCCATTGTCTGGTGTCGGTGTCCAAAGACGATGCGGTGGTGCTTTGGGTGACCAGCCGTTGA